In the genome of Drosophila subpulchrella strain 33 F10 #4 breed RU33 chromosome 2L, RU_Dsub_v1.1 Primary Assembly, whole genome shotgun sequence, one region contains:
- the LOC119547001 gene encoding lysosome-associated membrane glycoprotein 1 gives MFASKLLLCSALLMLNGAVLSQTLIGLPGFKTPETTSEHPSTNSTTASTSTTTTSTTTEKPITTSSTSTIPPTTPTTSTEPPKTTTTPAPAPTTTHAPQPFPAPSVGTWNASCIMLQMAAQLNFTYEDKNGNLTHGLYNIPSNATVEDKECDRPTIQNVHLIWGPNTSKQSLLMYFDKKNDTTVLSSIQIHLTLLAEDFPDAKENQTLQLIHRSDGEFKTPEKMSYHCTRVQKLNLTETIDAKELIGWISVSQVQVEAFRATNATGFSTVHDCDSSETSDVVPIAVGIALAALILVVLISYLCARRRSTSRGYMSF, from the exons TGCTCTCCCAAACATTGATTGGTTTGCCGGGTTTCAAGACTCCTGAAACGACTTCGGAACACCCATCAACCAACAGCACAACCGCATCCACCTCAACAACAACGACTTCTACAACTACAGAGAAGCCAATCACCACCAGTTCAACATCGACGATCCCGCCGACCACCCCCACAACCTCCACTGAGCCACCAAAGACGACGACCACACCAGCACCAGCGCCAACCACGACCCATGCTCCTCAACCTTTTCCGGCGCCCTCCGTGGGCACTTGGAATGCCTCCTGCATTATGCTCCAAATGGCAGCCCAGCTTAACTTCACCTACGAGGATAAGA ATGGAAACCTTACCCACGGTCTTTACAACATCCCCAGCAACGCCACAGTTGAAGACAAAGAGTGCGACAGACCGACCATCCAGAATGTTCATCTGATTTGGGGACCCAATACTTCCAAGCAATCGCTGCTGATGTATTTCGACAAGAAGAACGACACCACTGTGCTCTCCTCCATTCAAATCCATCTGACCTTGCTTGCTGAGGACTTCCCCGATGCCAAGG AAAATCAAACGCTTCAGCTAATTCATAGGAGCGATGGAGAGTTCAAGACTCCCGAAAAGATGTCATACCATTGCACACGAGTTCAGAAGTTGAATCTGACCGAGACCATCGATGCTAAGGAATTGATTGGATGGATCAGCGTCAGTCAAGTCCAGGTGGAGGCGTTCCGGGCCACCAACGCCACTGGATTCTCAACCGTGCACGACTGCGATAGCTCTGAGACGTCTGACGTAGTGCCCATTGCCGTTGGAATTGCCCTGGCTGCACTTATTCTGGTCGTTCTAATCTCTTATCTGTGTGCTAGGCGTCGCTCCACCTCCCGTGGCTACATGAGCTTCTAA